From a single Mesorhizobium shangrilense genomic region:
- a CDS encoding FAD-binding oxidoreductase: MNTMSLTTLERSKTKVNAAALEGLAAQLRGTLLQEGDAAYDDARTVWNATIDRRPGLIVRCSGASDVINAVNFARENRLLVAVRGGGHNIAGSAVCDGGMMIDLSPMKSVRVDVAAQRAWVGPGATLADVDKETQAFGLAVPTGINSTTGISGLTLGGGFGWITRKFGLTIDNLVSADVVTADGKLLRASQTENPDLFWALRGGGGNFGIVTAFEFKLHQMGPQVLSGLVVHPFADAEKVLREYRKALETAPDELTCWVVMRQAPPLPFLPTEWHGKEVLVLAMCYCGDIQAGEKATQKLRAIGTPIADVVGPNPFTGWQQAFDPLLAPGARNYWKSHDLTEFSDNAAAAITAAIARLPGPECEIFVGHVGGAAGRIKADATAFPQRNSHFVMNVHARWREPAMDKACIDWARGLYEAVKPYAAGTVYVNFMPEDEAGRVEAAYGGNYRRLVEIKQRYDPLNLFRMNQNLRPKEGQRAA; encoded by the coding sequence ATGAATACCATGAGCCTCACAACGCTTGAACGTAGCAAGACGAAAGTCAATGCCGCAGCCTTGGAGGGGCTTGCAGCGCAGTTGCGCGGCACGCTGCTTCAGGAAGGCGATGCGGCTTACGACGACGCACGCACTGTCTGGAATGCCACCATCGATCGGCGGCCTGGGTTGATCGTGCGCTGCTCCGGCGCTTCCGACGTCATCAACGCCGTGAATTTTGCAAGGGAAAACAGGCTTCTTGTCGCGGTGCGCGGCGGCGGCCACAACATTGCCGGCAGCGCTGTCTGCGATGGCGGCATGATGATCGATCTGTCGCCGATGAAGTCGGTGCGGGTCGACGTAGCGGCGCAGCGCGCATGGGTCGGACCCGGCGCGACACTTGCCGATGTCGACAAGGAAACGCAGGCCTTCGGTCTGGCTGTGCCAACTGGCATCAACTCGACCACCGGCATATCAGGATTGACGCTGGGCGGCGGCTTCGGCTGGATCACCCGCAAATTCGGCCTGACCATCGACAATCTTGTGTCCGCTGATGTGGTCACCGCCGACGGCAAATTGCTGCGCGCCAGCCAGACCGAAAATCCCGACCTGTTCTGGGCGCTGCGCGGCGGCGGCGGCAATTTCGGCATTGTCACCGCGTTCGAGTTCAAACTCCACCAGATGGGTCCGCAGGTCCTGTCGGGGCTCGTCGTCCATCCCTTCGCCGATGCCGAAAAGGTGTTGCGGGAATATCGCAAGGCGCTCGAGACCGCGCCTGATGAACTGACCTGCTGGGTCGTCATGCGGCAGGCGCCGCCGCTGCCGTTCCTGCCAACCGAATGGCATGGCAAGGAGGTGCTGGTACTGGCCATGTGCTATTGCGGCGACATCCAGGCGGGCGAAAAGGCGACGCAGAAGCTTCGCGCCATCGGCACGCCGATTGCCGATGTCGTTGGTCCCAACCCGTTCACCGGCTGGCAGCAGGCATTCGACCCGCTGCTTGCGCCCGGCGCCCGCAACTACTGGAAGAGCCACGATCTCACCGAGTTTTCAGACAATGCCGCTGCGGCCATCACGGCGGCAATAGCCAGGCTTCCCGGCCCCGAATGCGAGATATTCGTCGGCCATGTCGGTGGCGCGGCGGGTCGCATCAAGGCGGATGCGACGGCGTTTCCACAGCGCAACTCGCATTTCGTCATGAACGTTCATGCCCGCTGGCGCGAACCGGCAATGGACAAGGCATGCATCGACTGGGCTCGCGGCCTTTATGAAGCGGTCAAGCCTTATGCCGCCGGTACGGTTTACGTGAACTTCATGCCTGAAGACGAGGCCGGCCGGGTTGAGGCCGCCTATGGCGGCAACTATCGGCGGTTGGTGGAAATCAAGCAGCGCTACGACCCGCTGAATCTGTTCCGGATGAACCAGAACCTGCGGCCGAAGGAGGGCCAGCGCGCCGCTTGA
- a CDS encoding response regulator transcription factor → MPSGYTFVIADDHPLFRGALREALAGIGNVAAIHEAGDFESAKALVVANEDVDLVLLDLSMPGASGLSGLISLRGIHPAVPMMVVSAHDDPVTIRRALDLGASGFISKSASMEEIRNAVQSVLAGDIAAPVGIDLGVERDPEISDLIKRLQALTPQQTRVLGMLAEGLLNKQIAYELGVSEATIKAHVSAILQKLGVDSRTQAVIQLSKIGSDPLQPAN, encoded by the coding sequence TTGCCGTCGGGCTACACTTTCGTCATCGCTGACGATCACCCGCTGTTTCGCGGTGCGCTGAGGGAGGCGCTTGCCGGCATCGGCAATGTTGCCGCCATCCACGAGGCCGGCGATTTCGAAAGCGCCAAGGCCTTGGTCGTCGCCAATGAGGATGTAGATCTGGTGCTGCTCGACCTGTCCATGCCGGGAGCGAGCGGCTTGTCTGGCCTGATCTCGCTGCGCGGTATCCATCCGGCGGTGCCGATGATGGTGGTGTCGGCGCACGATGATCCGGTGACGATCCGGCGTGCGCTCGATCTTGGCGCCTCGGGCTTCATCTCCAAATCAGCCAGCATGGAGGAGATCCGCAACGCCGTGCAGTCGGTGCTGGCCGGGGATATTGCCGCGCCCGTCGGCATCGACCTTGGCGTTGAGCGCGATCCGGAGATTTCCGATCTGATCAAGCGACTGCAGGCGCTGACGCCCCAGCAGACCCGCGTGCTCGGCATGCTGGCGGAAGGGCTGCTCAACAAGCAGATCGCCTACGAACTTGGTGTGTCCGAGGCGACCATCAAGGCGCATGTTTCCGCCATCCTGCAGAAGCTCGGCGTCGACAGCCGCACCCAGGCGGTGATCCAGCTGTCCAAGATCGGCAGCGACCCGTTGCAGCCGGCGAACTGA